The region CTGCAGCATACCGTGGATTATTTCTTATCGACAGGGAAGGCATTGTAAAGCATCAGGTCGTAAATGATATGCCACTGGGTAGAAGCGTGGATGAAACCCTTCGCATGGTAGACGCACTGAAATTCCATGAAGAAAATGGTGAGGTTTGTCCTGCAGACTGGCACGATGGCGAAAAGGCTATTTCTGAAACACAGGAGAGTATTGCCTCATATTTGGCCAATTAATTAATACTATTTCAAAATGGAAAAAGGAGCCATTTGAGCTCCTTTTTTTATAGCTTTGGCTTCAGATGTTCTTTCTTTTTATCGCTATCGGCGCTGAGTGGAATATCATGTGTATTTAACCGCAAATAATAGACTTTTTTATTATTTGATGCTACTACAATTGTATTATCGGGGAGCAGAGCAGGAGTAGAGAATATTTTTCCTCCGGTATCGAATTTATTAAGTATATCGCCGCTGCTTGTAATAACATAAAGATTATGATCGTAGCTACCTATACAAAAGGTAGTATCATTCAGGGCACGTGGTGAAGAAACGACCCAGCCGTTGGTTTTAATTCGTTTTTTTATTTCACCATTGGGGGTTACCAGGTAAATAGACTTGTCAAGTGATCCAAAAACAATAGTACCATCAGCCAGTTGCAATGGAGTGGAGTGAATAGCGCCATTTACTTTTACTTTCTTGATTTGCTGCGAGTGATCGTCGAAAATATACAAATGCTTATCATAGCTGCCTACAGCAATATGTCCATCTTGCAGCACGGTGGGCTTACTATGTACAATCCAATGTTCAGTGGGTACTTCATACTCAATATTGCCAAGTTTATCGAGCATATAGATGATATTGTCGTGTGTACCCACTACAAGTCTTTCATCGTCGAGGATGGTAATACCTCCATGCACCATTTTACGTGTGGTAAAATGATATCCGGATCCATCTGGTTTAATAAAGTGAATTTTTTTTCTGTTGGTACCGAAAACAATGGTGCCATCTTTAAACTGCTCTATTTTACTAAAAATACGGCCACCCGGCATAAATTTCTTCAGGATATCGCCGCGGGTATTAAAGTAATACACATTGCGATCATAACACCCAACTGCTACTGTGCCATCGTGTAACTGACTTGGTGCAGCATGCACCCAACCACCGGTTTTAACACTTT is a window of Salinivirga cyanobacteriivorans DNA encoding:
- a CDS encoding PQQ-binding-like beta-propeller repeat protein produces the protein MAQNNSDFDVISVFETKGKIYGDPLVTDDTTVVLGCHRKQVYFLDATGNEIKSVKTGGWVHAAPSQLHDGTVAVGCYDRNVYYFNTRGDILKKFMPGGRIFSKIEQFKDGTIVFGTNRKKIHFIKPDGSGYHFTTRKMVHGGITILDDERLVVGTHDNIIYMLDKLGNIEYEVPTEHWIVHSKPTVLQDGHIAVGSYDKHLYIFDDHSQQIKKVKVNGAIHSTPLQLADGTIVFGSLDKSIYLVTPNGEIKKRIKTNGWVVSSPRALNDTTFCIGSYDHNLYVITSSGDILNKFDTGGKIFSTPALLPDNTIVVASNNKKVYYLRLNTHDIPLSADSDKKKEHLKPKL